Proteins found in one bacterium genomic segment:
- a CDS encoding response regulator has protein sequence MSDKMDRILLVDDERHLLISLKDYLVSERFDVVTATSGEEALAILDQTRPDLIVLDISMPGMGGLGFLRQITGADGKTAYPVLVLTARSMLENFFDSVAVAGFLTKPCDENKLVRTIRKILASTQKRPVRSQGQMFTVLLAEDDPLLIPGMTAAFSAAGFEVVTVENGPDVLDKAVTMNPDVVVMKEVLPRLNGSAVARLIDVMTSLSGLPVVLYDERLSEGKAERSKSTFARCVKQHLSVNQPGALVAATQALLH, from the coding sequence ATGAGTGATAAAATGGACCGGATTTTGTTGGTTGATGACGAACGGCATTTGCTGATCTCGCTTAAGGACTATCTGGTCAGCGAGCGGTTTGATGTGGTGACGGCGACGAGCGGCGAAGAGGCCCTTGCCATTCTGGATCAGACCCGGCCGGATTTGATTGTGCTGGATATCAGTATGCCCGGAATGGGGGGGCTAGGGTTTCTGCGACAGATTACCGGCGCTGATGGCAAAACCGCCTATCCGGTGCTGGTGCTGACGGCGCGCTCCATGCTGGAAAACTTTTTTGATTCGGTGGCCGTGGCCGGGTTTCTCACCAAGCCCTGTGATGAAAATAAACTGGTCCGCACGATCCGCAAAATTCTGGCATCCACCCAGAAACGCCCTGTCCGCAGTCAGGGTCAGATGTTTACGGTGCTGCTGGCTGAGGATGATCCCCTGCTGATTCCGGGGATGACGGCGGCCTTTTCGGCGGCCGGGTTCGAGGTGGTCACGGTGGAGAATGGGCCGGATGTCCTGGATAAAGCGGTCACGATGAATCCAGATGTGGTCGTGATGAAGGAGGTGCTCCCGCGCCTGAACGGTTCCGCGGTGGCCCGGCTGATTGATGTGATGACCAGCCTGAGCGGTCTGCCGGTGGTGCTTTATGATGAACGGTTAAGCGAAGGGAAGGCGGAGAGATCAAAGTCTACCTTTGCCAGATGCGTGAAACAGCATCTGTCCGTAAATCAGCCCGGAGCATTGGTGGCGGCCACCCAGGCGTTGCTTCACTGA